In a single window of the Lepidochelys kempii isolate rLepKem1 chromosome 21, rLepKem1.hap2, whole genome shotgun sequence genome:
- the NUAK2 gene encoding NUAK family SNF1-like kinase 2: MALAPAEALLAPSLAEGRIQPPKPPMKKQAVKRHHHKHNLRHRYEFLETLGKGTYGKVKKARERSGKLVAIKSIRKDKIKDEQDLVHIRREIEIMSSLNHPHIIGIHEVFENNSKIVIVMEYASKGDLYDYISERQRLTEQEARHFFRQVVSAVYYCHKNGIVHRDLKLENILLDGKGNVQIADFGLSNVYQQDAFLQTYCGSPLYASPEIVNGRPYKGPEVDSWSLGVLLYILVHGTMPFDGHDYKTLVQQITSGEYREPTKLSDACGLIRWMLMVNPECRATIEDIASHWWVNWGYKVPIGEQELLRETETPLATVADWLRRSSRPLFENSSKVRCFFKQHVPGVSLERQRSLKKSKKENDVTQALQEVALATENPSKSILKRPKGILKRRNSCEQKMQAPVPLPMAAAGDTSDDRGAQTPDPIPGLSSRGLACTADAGSAALVVPKKGILKKPQKRESGYYSSPEHTDSRDLLDSDLDASAFASSPSPGQSPEGLPARRKGILKHNGKYSSTNTESDSDPIKGFGSFSEVALPKHPLASWAHPSSAVSEDSILSTESFDQLDLPERMPDGGRGMRSCISVDDLLWLEETEEEPGRRLRRWTVTHCQSPLRDSCFSLADCENVTDVYKQAMAISMKLS, translated from the exons ATGGCTCTGGCCCCGGCCGAGGCGCTGCTGGCCCCCTCGCTGGCCGAGGGGCGCATCCAGCCCCCCAAGCCGCCGATGAAGAAGCAGGCGGTGAAGCGGCACCACCACAAACACAACCTGCGGCACCGCTACGAGTTCCTGGAGACGCTGGGCAAAGGCACCTACGGCAAGGTGAAGAAGGCGAGGGAGCGCTCCGGCAAGCTG gTTGCGATCAAGTCAATCCGGAAAGACAAAATTAAGGATGAGCAGGATCTTGTCCACATCCGGAGAGAGATTGAGATAATGTCGTCCCTCAACCACCCCCACATCATTGGTATCCATGAAG TGTTTGAAAACAATAGCAAGATCGTCATTGTGATGGAGTATGCCAGCAAGGGAGACCTGTACGACTACATCAGCGAGCGGCAGAGGCTGACTGAACAGGAGGCACGACACTTCTTCAGACAGGTCGTGTCTGCGGTCTACTACTGTCACAAG AATGGCATTGTTCATCGAGACCTGAAGCTGGAAAACATTCTGCTTGATGGAAAGGGCAATGTTCAG ATCGCAGACTTTGGCCTATCTAATGTCTACCAGCAAGACGCATTCCTGCAGACCTACTGTGGCAGCCCTCTCTATGCCTCCCCCGAAATTGTGAATGGGAGGCCCTATAAAGGACCCGAG GTTGACAGCTGGTCCCTTGGGGTGCTCCTTTATATCTTGGTCCATGGGACGATGCCTTTTGATGGACACGACTACAAGACCCTGGTCCAGCAGATCACTAGTGGGGAATACAGAGAGCCCACTAAGCTATCCG ATGCCTGTGGGCTGATCCGGTGGATGCTAATGGTGAACCCGGAGTGCAGAGCCACCATTGAGGACATTGCCAGCCACTGGTGGGTGAACTGGGGCTACAAGGTGCCTATCGGGGAGCAGGAGTTGCTGCGGGAGACCGAGACCCCGCTGGCCACGGTGGCAGACTGGCTGCGGCGTTCCTCGCGGCCCCTCTTCGAGAACAGCTCCAAGGTGCGTTGCTTCTTCAAGCAGCACGTCCCTGGCGTCTCTCTGGAGAGGCAGCGTTCGCTCAAGAAGTCCAAGAAGGAGAACGACGTCACCCAGGCGCTGCAGGAGGTGGCCCTGGCTACGGAGAACCCCTCCAAGTCCATCCTGAAGAGGCCCAAGGGGATCTTGAAGAGAAGGAACTCCTGCGAGCAGAAAATGCAAGCCCCTGTCCCTCTGCCCATGGCGGCTGCTGGTGACACGAGTGACGACCGTGGGGCGCAAACACCAGACCCGATTCCTGGCCTCTCTTCCAGGGggcttgcctgcactgcagatgCTGGCTCTGCTGCCTTGGTGGTGCCCAAGAAGGGAATACTGAAGAAGCCCCAAAAGCGAGAATCTGGGTATTACTCCTCCCCAGAGCATACTGACTCCAGGGACCTTTTAGACTCCGACTTGGATGCCAGCGCCTTTGCTAGTAGTCCTTCCCCTGGCCAGAGCCCCGAGGGCCTTCCTGCTAGGAGGAAGGGCATCCTGAAGCACAATGGGAAATATTCCTCAACCAACACAGAATCAGACAGCGACCCCATCAAGGGCTTTGGTTCCTTCAGCGAGGTGGCCCTGCCCAAACACCCGCTGGCCTCCTGGGCCCACCCGTCCAGCGCTGTGAGTGAGGACAGCATCCTTTCCACAGAGTCCTTCGACCAGCTCGACCTGCCTGAGAGGATgccagatgggggcaggggcatgCGCAGCTGCATCTCTGTGGATGACCTCCTCTGGCTGGAGGAGACTGAGGAGGAGCCAGGGCGCAGGCTCCGGCGCTGGACTGTGACGCATTGCCAAAGCCCCCTCAGGGACAGTTGCTTCTCTCTGGCAGACTGTGAGAACGTCACCGATGTCTACAAGCAGGCCATGGCCATCAGCATGAAGCTCAGCTGA